The Primulina huaijiensis isolate GDHJ02 chromosome 10, ASM1229523v2, whole genome shotgun sequence region CCAAAAGCATAAACGTCGGTTTTATCAGACACTTTACCATGCTGGAAATATTCGGGAGCCAAGTACCTATTCACAAGATTCGACATTTTGAATCAAAATTAACAATTAAGAATAGCAATCTGTTATGCTAAACTGATAGAGATCATACCCAAATGTTCCCTTAACAGTTTTACAAAGGAATGGAACCGACGGTGCAAGAGTCCACAAAGCCAAACCGAAGTCACACAACTGTACAAATCATCGCAAAACAAAATAGTAATTAATAACAACGGTCATGAATTTGGTCATGTGACTCGAGAAAAATCACAAGATTTTTCATCACCTTAGGTGTCTTTTTGGAGGAAAGCAGAATGTTTGAAGGCTTAATGTCCCTATGAACAACACATCTTTCGGTTCCATTATGCAAGTACTGAATTGCCTCGGCTATTCCGGTGGAGATCCTATACCGAGCCGACCAAGAAAGCAATGGACCGCCATTCACTCCCCTTTTCTTCCCTACACAAAGACATTGCATCTCAAATTACTTCAATTTTTTCGCAACAGACTAACTTACAAATTCGTTCGCATAGTTCTTGGATGTAAAAGACCTATACCGTGCAAAAGTCCCTCTAGACTTCCACCGGAGACGTATTTGTAGACCAAAAACAAGCCCTCGTCAGCATCAATGCAAAACCCGACAAGCGGCACGATTCGATGGTTACGGAGAGAACCAGCAATCATCAATTCCCTACAAAATGCTTTAGATGACTCCTGATCTTCTTTATTCAACCGTTTAATTGCCACTGCAGTTCTACGAAATCCAACTCTTCCTCTAAACACACAGCTCAATGCCCCTCTCCCTAAAATTCTACCTACTCATTTCAACAAATGCAAATTAAAAAGGGAGAAAATCGACAGAGAACAATAAAACTCATTCAAAAACCTCATTCTTTTTCCACTCATAATTAACATTGTTTCCGTACCTTTGGAGAAATTTCTAGAGGCCGAGAGGATTTCTGTGTAGCTGAACCTTATCAATGAGCGTGCAACAGGAGAAATATTCCTCTCCAGTGACTGAATTCTCCTCCATCTCAACTCCCTAGACTTGGAATCATTCCGGAATCCACCGTCCAAATTCACCATTAAAACAGTAGCAGAATAAGAACACCAATTACTCAGAGTCATTGATTCGAGCTCAACCTGAGAACagatattgaacctaaaagaagaGTGAACCGAATGTGGCTCCTCTGCTCTACAACCGCCAGATTCTGCCAGCAACCAGGCCTTGTGCTCCAAAATATTGCCACGGCTACTTCCTTTTTCCAGATTCTCACCGAAGAGCCTGCGGCGGTGTGGTATCACACAACCCAAACCAAAATCCCAGATCATTTTGTAAAGAAAAGACTTAAATTTTACATCTGTATCATCACATTCAAAGTTTTCACGATAATCTTGATCAGCATGGTTGGATAAAGTCTCTGCCATTGAGGGAAATGGGGCTTGCGGAGGCTCAACAAAGTTGGTGCAACCATTTCTTGAAACACCCATCTCGGGTAATGGAAATCAAAAGCCAAAAAAGCACAAAAACCCAGAAACCAAAAGGCAAAAAGTGCAAAGAAAAGGGGCTAAAACAAGAGAATATCGGGAATCTGaataaatatatacaatataaGATTATAAAAACATCTGGGACCGTTTGCTGTTGGGAATATTGTGGTTACGGAAGGGAACGAAATATGGTTCGAAGAAGCAACAGAAAACTTACACAGGTAAACGAATGCGGTGACATCTAAAGCTAAAATAATGGAATTATGCAAAGAACGAGAAAAGGGTGAAACTGGTGAAGAAGGATATGGAGTGTTGTGCTGTAGAGAATTTTGGTGTCGATAGCGAACAAGACGGAGCGGAACCCACGAGAATATACTTTATTTATTAGCTACTATTCAGTCCTCGCAAGTCGCAACCACTGAACTCTGCCAAGTTCGCACAAACTCTTTtccaaatttaataaaaattaatgaaaaaatatttttttgatcatATATGTAATTTACGATTTTAGATTTTTAcgttataatttaattttaatcattttatataattttattatattttttttcggGAGTGTTGATCTGACACGATACACGTCAGTGTCATATTAGTGTTATAATAATGTCACATCAATATcacaccaaaaaaattattaatacttaaaactgaaatttaacaAGTTAGATGATTAAAATGGTAACGAGAGAAACCGACCAAgaaataattttccaaaaataaaaatcattattctttagaaatatatttatataattaactttggttgtttaaagattaattcaatttaattttttatatacataattaaacgtatattttctttttcaaattagACTTTAATGTGAGTAGATTAATGGCACCAACTCGTAATTGCTTTTAAATGATTGGTTCAAAAGTCGTGAGGTAGCTTCAAATTTTTTCAAGGATTACTATTTTATTCATAATGTTAAAAGTACAACAAATATATCATTATAGCGATATGTATAATTATTATATCGTAAGATTTTGTATACGATATGTACCTTCCCAGGATTGTCGTGCTGATAATGTTGGTTATCTTCTATAATGTTAATATTATCTTCTTTATTTATTGCGATCACAATGAAAACTCGAATCACTCTTTTATTATTAGGAATTGTACAAATCATTTGTTAGAAGATTTACAAACCAAAACGGAAGATTCCCAGCTCCCAAACAAAGGGGGAGGGGGAAGAAATAGCACAGAAAACAATGGACTGAGCAACTCTATTCGCTGATCTTCGCACGTGATTTACTCTTAACTCTCTCCAATATTTAAGTAGCTTACGAACTTCATTTGTAATTACACTCGTGTAGCTCAAATCTTCATGTGGGGAAGTGACTGTTTGCACTGTCAGTAAAGAGTATGTAATGACTTCTTTCTTGAATGTCTAATGAGTGTTCCTTCGCCTGCCTTAGCCCCTCTACCGATTCTATCgctaatttatgaaaaataccCATCGGAGATTATTACTAGTTAAATAGCAATTTGAATGCCTAGCATTGCTCCATTCCTTTCTCTTCAACTGGCACTTTTAGAATCAGCCTTAGAACAACCTTCTCATTTCAATCAACAGATCGATCCCTCCATGTGTACAAAAACCCGAAACCAATTTCTTCAGTATAGGCTATTACTTTTCCAATTGTATTTTTGCCTCCGACTGTAGAGCAAGTTTCGGAAAGTCCTCCAATGTGCTCAACCTCTGGAAAATGGAAAAAAGAGTTGCAGAAACAAAAAGGCCCAAAATCATAACGTGCTAATGTTGTGACACCAAACAGAAGCTTTAAGTTTCTATTTTGTGGGGCTTGCTTGTTATCCGGGTGCTATGGTACATAGCTTTGCCTATTATACTTGATATCGTTCTTTTAGGTTTTTAGGTGATTGCTAGCATCGAATTTTAACACCTAATCACTCTTGAAGTAAACCTCAGTTTATACTCATGATTAGGATGACCTACTTTTTGTTTGTTGGtattcttttatttgttttgagAAATCATGCGATAGAATTGGTGAACCAAATGTTTACGAGAATATAGTCGAGGTAAGAATttgattctttttctttaaaacgaTATTACTCCGTCTCGGTGCTCACGGTTGTTGGAAGTTCGTTTTTCAAGATACAACGACTACATTTTCAAAATAGTAGCATTACAAATTTTAAAGTCACACGAActttgaaaatgtttataacGCTATCAAGATGATATATAAACCTTCCAATTTCGAATTATGTGcgttaaacttaaaaatccaaTTTTCAGAGTTTAAATTTTGCAAAACTTAGATTTAAGGGCGAATTTAATTCTAAAGTTCGAATCTAAGCGTATAAGCTGaaaattcaaactcaaaattttatatcttgaaaatttgaacttttAGCGTTAACgcttaaaaatttacatatagaaCCAACTTGAGAGAGAAATGAGAATAAGTAAAAATTGTGTGTTGAGTGCAAATGAATGAATTCCTATCTATAGAAGATGAAAAGCTTTAGAATTAAGAGACATGCATCTTCATTAAATGATGCATTATTTTACACAATTCAATCCCAAAGGCCAAGTCTTAAAGTGGTGTCTTTTATAATCCTTTCGATTCAATCTTTTCACTCAGTAAAATTCGAACtcaattaatttttcatttactATAATTTGGTAATCGATAAATAATTTTGTTCGTTACATAGCTCGTACGAATTATTTTATAGATGGTAAATAAATACAAAGCTAATTTTTCTAACACTTTTTGGCCACATCATGATCCAACTTTCTATTACCTCCGATTTGTTGCTATTATACTTGGCAGCTTAATGTTGTTGAAGTGCCTTTCATTTTGTTGCTTTCCACTCTGGTAAGGCCCATGTAGCAAAAACGGACGTGTACCTGCATTTAATTGTGATGTAATTACCCATGATAACATAATTTCTAAAAcaaaatatgtataattttcacatacatattttatattttttaatacatgatttagatctaaaaataaacataaataaacaagttaaaaactttggatattaattttgatgttaatgcatgatttagatataaaaataaacaagttaaaaactttgcatattaattttgatgttCATTAGAAAATATGAAATCGA contains the following coding sequences:
- the LOC140985718 gene encoding pto-interacting protein 1-like isoform X2, with the translated sequence MGVSRNGCTNFVEPPQAPFPSMAETLSNHADQDYRENFECDDTDVKFKSFLYKMIWDFGLGCVIPHRRRLFGENLEKGSSRGNILEHKAWLLAESGGCRAEEPHSVHSSFRFNICSQVELESMTLSNWCSYSATVLMVNLDGGFRNDSKSRELRWRRIQSLERNISPVARSLIRFSYTEILSASRNFSKGRILGRGALSCVFRGRVGFRRTAVAIKRLNKEDQESSKAFCRELMIAGSLRNHRIVPLVGFCIDADEGLFLVYKYVSGGSLEGLLHGKKRGVNGGPLLSWSARYRISTGIAEAIQYLHNGTERCVVHRDIKPSNILLSSKKTPKLCDFGLALWTLAPSVPFLCKTVKGTFGYLAPEYFQHGKVSDKTDVYAFGIVLLELITGRKPIEMKRTRGEENLVLWAKPLLQQRGFEKFLDPRLKYTRKNINQISRMVHAANSCLNNKESRRPEINEIVAFLRGKDLTALKRKKGYLTGNNGLIDTCPQRHWAKNDMENHVALAMLGVDFDDDNHHNYP
- the LOC140985718 gene encoding pto-interacting protein 1-like isoform X1; protein product: MGVSRNGCTNFVEPPQAPFPSMAETLSNHADQDYRENFECDDTDVKFKSFLYKMIWDFGLGCVIPHRRRLFGENLEKGSSRGNILEHKAWLLAESGGCRAEEPHSVHSSFRFNICSQVELESMTLSNWCSYSATVLMVNLDGGFRNDSKSRELRWRRIQSLERNISPVARSLIRFSYTEILSASRNFSKGRILGRGALSCVFRGRVGFRRTAVAIKRLNKEDQESSKAFCRELMIAGSLRNHRIVPLVGFCIDADEGLFLVYKYVSGGSLEGLLHGIGKKRGVNGGPLLSWSARYRISTGIAEAIQYLHNGTERCVVHRDIKPSNILLSSKKTPKLCDFGLALWTLAPSVPFLCKTVKGTFGYLAPEYFQHGKVSDKTDVYAFGIVLLELITGRKPIEMKRTRGEENLVLWAKPLLQQRGFEKFLDPRLKYTRKNINQISRMVHAANSCLNNKESRRPEINEIVAFLRGKDLTALKRKKGYLTGNNGLIDTCPQRHWAKNDMENHVALAMLGVDFDDDNHHNYP